Proteins encoded within one genomic window of Granulicella pectinivorans:
- a CDS encoding NCS1 family nucleobase:cation symporter-1 yields MVLNPDARLYNEDLAPTSPAQRTWGTYNYIALWFSMSMEVTTYMLASSLIAGGMNWKQAVCTILLGNLIVLIPMILNAHAGAKYGIPFPVFVRASFGTRGANIPAILRAIVACGWFGIQSWIGGTAIAQMVNVLWPSTVAMPAVTWVCFLGFWMLNMFVVWKGVESIRFLQSFSAPFMLVMSALLLGFMLHKAGGFGPMLAAPSQFTSTGAFLKYFFPALTGMVGYWATLSLNIPDFTRYAKNQDSQILGQAFGLPVVMTMYSFLGIACTSASTVVFGEPIWSPVVLLGRFHQPLLAFLGLIALLVATLNVNIGANVVGPSNDFANLAPKWISFRMGGLITGVLGLAIMPWRLMSSSHNYLGWLVDYSAVLGPVAGIMVADYFFFRRRRLDVNALYQWRGAYEYRNGLNGEALIALLLGIVLALIGRFVPSLEWLFKLAWFVGFFAAGVVYLALMTMRYGQPAPVPADERELV; encoded by the coding sequence ATGGTTCTTAATCCGGATGCGCGGTTGTACAACGAGGACCTTGCTCCTACGTCGCCGGCGCAGAGGACGTGGGGAACGTACAACTACATTGCGCTTTGGTTCTCGATGTCGATGGAGGTGACGACGTATATGCTGGCGTCGTCACTGATTGCAGGTGGCATGAACTGGAAGCAGGCGGTGTGTACGATCCTGCTCGGGAATCTGATTGTGCTGATTCCGATGATTCTGAATGCGCATGCGGGCGCGAAGTATGGGATTCCGTTTCCGGTGTTTGTACGGGCGAGTTTTGGGACGCGCGGTGCGAATATTCCGGCGATTCTGCGGGCGATTGTGGCGTGTGGGTGGTTCGGGATTCAGTCTTGGATTGGGGGCACTGCCATTGCTCAGATGGTGAATGTGCTTTGGCCTTCGACGGTTGCGATGCCCGCGGTGACGTGGGTTTGCTTTCTTGGGTTCTGGATGTTGAACATGTTTGTAGTTTGGAAGGGTGTTGAGTCGATCCGATTTTTGCAGAGCTTTTCGGCTCCGTTCATGCTGGTGATGTCGGCTCTGCTGCTGGGTTTCATGCTGCATAAGGCGGGTGGGTTCGGGCCTATGCTTGCGGCTCCCAGTCAGTTCACTTCTACGGGAGCTTTTCTCAAATACTTCTTTCCGGCGTTGACTGGGATGGTGGGGTATTGGGCGACGTTGTCGCTGAACATTCCGGACTTTACCCGGTATGCGAAGAACCAGGATTCGCAGATCCTGGGTCAGGCGTTTGGGCTGCCGGTGGTGATGACGATGTACTCGTTTCTGGGGATCGCCTGTACTTCGGCTTCTACGGTGGTGTTTGGCGAGCCGATCTGGTCGCCGGTGGTTTTGCTGGGGCGGTTTCATCAGCCTCTGCTGGCTTTCCTGGGGTTGATTGCGCTGCTGGTTGCTACGTTGAATGTGAACATCGGGGCTAATGTGGTGGGGCCTTCGAATGACTTTGCGAACCTGGCTCCGAAGTGGATCAGCTTTCGGATGGGCGGGTTGATTACGGGCGTGCTGGGGTTGGCGATTATGCCGTGGCGGTTGATGTCGAGCTCGCATAATTACCTGGGATGGCTGGTGGACTACTCGGCGGTGCTGGGGCCTGTGGCTGGGATTATGGTGGCGGACTACTTCTTCTTCAGGCGTCGCAGGCTGGATGTGAATGCGCTGTATCAGTGGCGTGGGGCTTATGAGTATCGCAATGGATTGAATGGCGAGGCGCTGATCGCGCTTTTGCTGGGGATTGTGCTGGCTTTGATCGGGCGGTTTGTTCCTTCGCTGGAGTGGCTGTTCAAGCTGGCCTGGTTTGTTGGTTTCTTTGCGGCCGGTGTGGTGTATCTGGCCTTGATGACGATGCGGTATGGACAGCCGGCTCCGGTGCCGGCCGATGAGAGGGAATTGGTATGA
- a CDS encoding ThuA domain-containing protein produces the protein MRQPGKFLLLAVGLVGMTGGTAWGQGAASVAPAPHMKPTHLKHVLVIGQTKGFEHDSVSPAMAAVYRMGEESGLWDTEMRTDTELLTKKDLGRNAKTLNYFDAIVFASTTGELELDDSQKADFLSFVHDDGKGFVGIHAALDTNYKWPEYGEMIGGYFDQHPWMTFNAPIRLEDPSFPAVRHFPAAFTKYDEIYQPMTWSRDKVHVLLSLDASKLDFFDHAKDAAPGALNPRVHRKDKDWAVAWSKMYGKGRVYYSTLGHTEEAWHDPDVTKMYFEAIKWVLGMTEGSTASHPPLPASK, from the coding sequence GTGAGACAGCCAGGGAAATTTCTGCTTTTAGCGGTGGGTTTGGTTGGGATGACGGGTGGTACGGCGTGGGGCCAGGGTGCGGCCTCGGTGGCTCCGGCGCCGCATATGAAGCCGACGCATCTGAAGCATGTGCTGGTGATCGGGCAGACGAAAGGGTTTGAGCACGATTCGGTTTCGCCGGCGATGGCGGCGGTGTACCGGATGGGCGAGGAGAGCGGTCTCTGGGATACGGAGATGCGTACCGATACAGAGCTGCTGACCAAGAAGGACCTGGGACGGAATGCGAAGACGCTGAACTACTTCGACGCGATCGTGTTTGCGAGTACGACGGGGGAGCTGGAGCTGGACGACAGCCAGAAGGCTGATTTTCTCTCGTTCGTCCATGACGACGGCAAGGGCTTTGTGGGGATTCATGCGGCGCTCGATACGAATTACAAGTGGCCGGAGTATGGCGAGATGATTGGGGGGTATTTCGACCAGCATCCTTGGATGACGTTCAATGCGCCGATCCGGCTGGAGGATCCTTCGTTTCCTGCTGTACGGCACTTTCCGGCGGCGTTTACGAAGTACGACGAGATCTATCAGCCGATGACGTGGTCGCGGGACAAGGTGCATGTGCTGCTGAGCCTGGATGCTTCGAAGCTGGACTTCTTCGATCATGCGAAGGATGCGGCTCCGGGTGCGTTGAATCCGCGGGTGCATCGCAAGGACAAGGACTGGGCTGTGGCATGGTCGAAGATGTATGGGAAGGGCCGGGTTTACTACTCGACGCTGGGACATACGGAAGAGGCGTGGCATGATCCGGATGTGACGAAGATGTACTTTGAGGCGATCAAGTGGGTGCTGGGCATGACGGAGGGAAGCACGGCTTCGCATCCGCCTCTGCCGGCTTCGAAGTAG
- a CDS encoding c-type cytochrome — MQDQPKMYPQRGAALFADGRSVRPQVPGTVARSQGKDDLYQTTGMVDGKVGDALPFPVSSELLARGQERFNIYCSPCHSRVGNGKGAIVERGYYRAASFHSERLRQAPLGYFFRVISEGYGAMPSYYSEIAAQDRWAIVAYIRALQLSQNAKTSDVPAGRAAEKLVSLESKEGFTEEFLSSWGVTRNARTDGAAVQAPAVAPPTVAVAAVKTDLAAGSKPASIAAHPATTPTAIADGANAPAKAATVAKATPVAAAPKGDAAAGAKLYAANCSMCHQPNRAGLPPVFPSLLGIVGRVGEAHIRETLISGKPDAKPPMPSFSKFSPEEVDDLLEFLRTK, encoded by the coding sequence ATGCAGGACCAGCCGAAGATGTATCCCCAGCGTGGTGCGGCGTTGTTCGCGGATGGACGTTCTGTGCGGCCGCAGGTGCCCGGAACGGTTGCGCGCTCGCAGGGGAAGGACGATTTGTACCAAACGACGGGAATGGTTGATGGCAAGGTTGGGGATGCGCTGCCTTTTCCCGTTTCGAGCGAGTTGCTGGCTCGCGGGCAGGAGCGGTTCAATATTTATTGCTCGCCATGCCACTCGCGGGTGGGCAACGGTAAGGGCGCTATCGTGGAACGTGGCTATTACCGGGCGGCTTCGTTTCACTCCGAGCGTCTACGGCAGGCTCCGCTGGGGTATTTCTTTCGGGTGATTAGCGAAGGATATGGGGCGATGCCTTCGTATTACTCGGAGATTGCGGCCCAGGATCGTTGGGCGATCGTGGCGTATATCCGCGCGCTGCAACTGAGCCAGAACGCGAAGACGTCGGATGTTCCGGCGGGACGCGCGGCAGAAAAGCTGGTGAGCCTGGAGTCGAAGGAAGGATTTACGGAAGAGTTTCTGTCTTCTTGGGGTGTCACGCGGAATGCGCGGACGGATGGCGCGGCGGTACAGGCTCCCGCTGTGGCTCCTCCGACCGTTGCGGTTGCTGCCGTGAAGACCGATCTGGCGGCGGGAAGCAAGCCAGCTTCGATTGCGGCTCATCCGGCGACGACGCCGACCGCGATTGCGGATGGAGCGAACGCACCAGCGAAGGCTGCAACGGTGGCAAAGGCTACACCGGTTGCTGCGGCTCCAAAGGGCGATGCGGCAGCCGGGGCGAAGCTGTATGCGGCGAATTGCTCGATGTGCCACCAGCCGAATCGAGCAGGGTTGCCCCCGGTTTTTCCATCGCTGCTGGGTATTGTTGGCAGGGTCGGCGAGGCGCATATCCGGGAGACGCTGATCTCGGGTAAGCCGGATGCGAAGCCACCGATGCCATCGTTCTCGAAGTTTTCTCCGGAAGAGGTCGACGATTTGCTTGAGTTTTTGCGCACGAAATAA
- a CDS encoding aspartate aminotransferase family protein: MSTLSSQEIVELTRKYNYGTWRFQKGWTPMHIADAEGCYLITGDGRRLLDFSSQLMCSNLGHKNQAVIDSIAKQAQDLAYAMPGYATEARAELSKLLVEVLPAGLNKFFFTTSGTEANEAAFKIARMYTGKTKIIARYRSYHGSTSGSIAATGDPRRWAMEPAGKGQGVIFGPEVHCYKCPIKHTYPSCGIACADYLEHMIRNESDVAAVLVEPIVGTNGVIVPPDGYMPKLRKICDAYGVLLIADEVMSGWGRSGEWFAMNHWGVVPDILVTAKGITSAYVPLGLCATSEKIAAYFEDHYFAHGHTYEAHPMTLAPAVATIHEMERLGLVERARSLGGYMEGKLRELMERHVCVGDVRGKGLFWAVDLVKNKTTKEPFNTYSDKVAGKVLVVDQIAGKVLGEGVTIQAWVSHFVVAPPLIVTKEEIDRGVAALDLHLSIADGLVEA, from the coding sequence ATGAGCACACTGAGTTCGCAGGAGATTGTAGAGCTGACGAGGAAGTATAACTACGGCACGTGGCGTTTTCAGAAGGGCTGGACGCCGATGCATATTGCGGATGCGGAGGGTTGTTATCTCATTACGGGGGATGGGCGGCGGCTGCTGGATTTTTCGTCGCAGTTGATGTGCTCGAACCTGGGACATAAGAATCAGGCGGTGATCGACTCGATTGCGAAGCAGGCGCAGGATCTGGCGTATGCGATGCCCGGGTATGCGACGGAGGCGCGGGCGGAGTTGTCGAAGCTGCTGGTGGAGGTGTTGCCGGCGGGGTTGAACAAGTTCTTCTTTACGACGAGCGGGACGGAGGCCAATGAGGCTGCGTTCAAGATTGCGCGGATGTATACGGGGAAGACGAAGATCATTGCGCGGTACCGGTCGTACCATGGCTCGACGAGTGGATCGATTGCGGCGACGGGCGATCCTCGGCGGTGGGCGATGGAGCCGGCGGGCAAGGGGCAGGGCGTGATCTTTGGGCCGGAGGTGCATTGCTACAAGTGCCCGATCAAACATACGTATCCATCGTGTGGGATTGCGTGTGCGGATTATCTGGAGCACATGATTCGCAATGAGAGCGATGTCGCTGCGGTGCTGGTGGAGCCGATCGTGGGGACGAATGGGGTGATCGTTCCGCCGGATGGGTACATGCCGAAGCTCAGGAAGATCTGCGATGCGTATGGGGTGCTGCTGATTGCGGATGAGGTGATGAGTGGATGGGGCAGGAGCGGGGAGTGGTTTGCGATGAACCACTGGGGGGTTGTGCCGGATATTTTGGTGACGGCGAAGGGGATTACTTCGGCTTATGTGCCACTGGGTTTGTGTGCGACGAGCGAGAAGATTGCAGCTTACTTTGAGGATCACTACTTTGCGCATGGGCATACGTATGAGGCGCATCCGATGACGCTGGCTCCGGCGGTGGCTACGATTCATGAGATGGAGCGGTTGGGGCTTGTGGAGCGGGCGCGTTCGCTTGGCGGGTATATGGAAGGGAAGTTGCGGGAGTTGATGGAGAGGCATGTTTGTGTGGGGGACGTGCGAGGAAAGGGGCTGTTCTGGGCGGTGGATCTGGTGAAGAACAAGACGACCAAGGAACCGTTCAATACTTACTCGGATAAGGTGGCTGGGAAGGTGCTGGTGGTGGACCAGATTGCGGGGAAGGTGCTTGGGGAGGGCGTTACGATTCAGGCCTGGGTCTCGCATTTTGTGGTGGCTCCGCCGTTGATTGTGACGAAGGAGGAGATCGATCGAGGGGTGGCGGCGCTGGATCTGCATCTTTCGATTGCGGATGGGTTGGTGGAGGCTTAG
- the hydA gene encoding dihydropyrimidinase — MGILIQGGTVVSSERSYKADVLIEGESILAVGEWLDPGGHTVVDADGLLVMPGGIDVHTHLDMPFGGTVSADDYTTGTIAAAVGGTTTVIDFALQAKGGTMREAFDVWMAKGVGKACVDWSLHMAVTDLGADEAAGLAEMEAMVAEGIASFKLFMAYPNVLMIDDGLMFKVMQKAAALKALCCIHAENGSAIDVVVAQMIAEGKTEPHYHALSRSTKAEAEATHRSIALAEMAGASVYIVHLSNEDALRELRHAQNRGLKALAETCTQYLVLSLEEQMPGKSWEEAKYVFTPPLREKWNQEALWGALEDGALSVVSTDHCPFRFADQKELGRGDFRKIPNGGPGIENRLQILWHFGVNSGRLTRERFVELSATAPARIFGMEKKGAIAEGMDADVLLWDPHADYTISAATQKMATDYSMFEGWKVKGNARHVFSRGEMVVKDGEWVGAVGRGRFVKRVANAGGFA; from the coding sequence ATGGGGATCTTGATTCAGGGCGGGACGGTGGTGAGTTCGGAGCGGAGCTATAAGGCCGATGTGTTGATTGAAGGCGAGTCGATCCTTGCGGTGGGGGAGTGGCTCGATCCGGGTGGGCATACGGTTGTCGATGCGGATGGGCTGCTGGTGATGCCTGGAGGCATCGATGTGCATACGCATCTGGATATGCCGTTCGGGGGGACTGTGTCGGCGGATGACTATACAACGGGGACGATTGCGGCGGCGGTGGGTGGGACGACGACGGTGATCGACTTTGCGCTGCAGGCCAAGGGCGGCACGATGCGTGAGGCGTTCGATGTCTGGATGGCCAAGGGTGTGGGCAAGGCTTGTGTCGATTGGTCGCTGCATATGGCGGTGACGGATCTCGGGGCGGATGAGGCTGCGGGGTTGGCGGAGATGGAGGCGATGGTTGCGGAGGGGATCGCTTCGTTCAAGCTGTTCATGGCGTATCCGAATGTGCTGATGATCGACGATGGGCTGATGTTCAAGGTGATGCAGAAGGCGGCTGCCTTGAAGGCGCTTTGTTGTATCCATGCGGAGAATGGGAGCGCGATCGATGTTGTGGTGGCGCAGATGATCGCGGAGGGGAAGACGGAGCCGCACTATCATGCGTTGAGCCGATCGACGAAGGCTGAGGCAGAGGCGACGCATCGTTCGATTGCGCTGGCGGAGATGGCGGGGGCTTCGGTTTATATCGTGCATCTTTCGAATGAGGACGCGCTGCGGGAGTTGCGGCATGCTCAGAACCGCGGGCTGAAGGCGCTGGCGGAGACGTGCACGCAGTATCTGGTGCTGTCGCTGGAGGAGCAGATGCCGGGCAAGAGCTGGGAGGAGGCGAAGTATGTGTTTACTCCACCGCTGCGGGAGAAGTGGAACCAGGAGGCGCTTTGGGGGGCGCTGGAGGATGGGGCTCTGTCGGTCGTTTCCACGGATCATTGTCCGTTCCGGTTTGCGGATCAGAAGGAGCTTGGGCGGGGTGATTTCCGGAAGATTCCCAATGGTGGGCCGGGGATTGAGAATAGGTTACAAATTTTGTGGCATTTTGGGGTGAACTCCGGACGGCTGACGCGGGAGCGGTTTGTGGAGTTGAGTGCTACGGCGCCGGCTCGGATCTTCGGGATGGAGAAGAAGGGCGCGATCGCGGAGGGGATGGATGCGGATGTGCTGCTTTGGGATCCGCATGCGGACTATACGATCAGCGCGGCCACGCAGAAGATGGCTACGGATTACTCGATGTTTGAAGGGTGGAAGGTGAAGGGGAATGCGAGGCATGTGTTCTCGCGTGGGGAGATGGTGGTGAAGGATGGGGAGTGGGTTGGGGCGGTTGGGCGTGGGCGGTTTGTGAAGCGGGTGGCGAATGCCGGAGGTTTTGCCTGA
- a CDS encoding Gfo/Idh/MocA family protein has product MKKIGMGLIGPGFVAMHHIDAVRRLGDVDVVAIAGSSAESSARKAKEYKVDRSYGDYRALIADPDIQVIHNTTPNHLHLPVSLAVLEAGKHLISDKPLALNSKEGKTLRDAALAAGVAHVVTFNYRGNPLVQQARGMVARGEAGNVNFVRGYYLQDWMTDPNVYSWRSDPAKGGVSSALGDIGSHWCDLAEHVSGLKIVQVLADLSTVIKTRYSAGASAEAFSTTAAGERTPVQVTAEDLASVLVRFDNGSKGTFSVAQVMPGHKNDVELEVSGLGFSLKWRQEEQNELWIGHHDRPNQVMMKDPGLVSPDARRYVHLPGGHQESWADAFKNLMMDAYAWIAEGGRPEDKPAMLPTFEDGYRSTCLVEAMLESAAKGGVWQDVAYVAGGMR; this is encoded by the coding sequence ATGAAAAAGATTGGGATGGGGCTGATCGGGCCTGGGTTTGTGGCGATGCACCATATCGATGCGGTGCGGCGTCTTGGGGATGTGGATGTGGTCGCGATTGCGGGGTCGTCGGCGGAGTCGTCGGCGCGCAAGGCGAAGGAGTACAAGGTCGATCGGTCGTATGGGGACTATCGCGCGCTGATTGCGGACCCGGATATCCAGGTGATTCACAATACGACGCCGAACCATCTGCATTTGCCGGTTTCGCTTGCGGTGCTGGAGGCGGGAAAGCATCTGATTTCGGATAAGCCGCTGGCGCTGAACTCGAAGGAAGGCAAGACGCTGCGGGATGCGGCCCTGGCTGCGGGCGTGGCGCATGTGGTGACGTTCAACTATCGCGGGAACCCGCTGGTGCAGCAGGCTCGCGGGATGGTGGCCCGGGGCGAGGCCGGGAACGTCAATTTTGTGCGTGGGTATTATCTGCAGGACTGGATGACGGACCCGAATGTGTATTCGTGGCGGTCGGATCCGGCGAAGGGTGGGGTGAGTTCGGCGCTGGGGGATATCGGGTCGCACTGGTGCGATCTGGCGGAGCATGTTTCGGGACTGAAGATTGTGCAGGTGCTGGCGGATTTGAGCACGGTGATCAAGACGCGGTATTCGGCGGGGGCTTCCGCGGAGGCGTTTTCCACGACGGCTGCGGGCGAACGGACTCCGGTGCAGGTGACGGCGGAGGATCTGGCGAGCGTGCTGGTGCGGTTCGACAATGGGTCGAAGGGCACGTTTTCGGTGGCACAGGTGATGCCTGGGCATAAGAACGATGTGGAGCTGGAAGTGAGTGGGCTGGGCTTCTCGCTGAAGTGGCGGCAGGAGGAGCAGAATGAACTCTGGATCGGTCATCACGACCGTCCGAACCAGGTGATGATGAAGGACCCGGGACTGGTTTCTCCGGATGCGAGGAGGTATGTGCATCTGCCGGGCGGGCACCAGGAGAGCTGGGCGGACGCGTTCAAGAACCTGATGATGGATGCGTATGCGTGGATTGCAGAAGGAGGCAGGCCGGAGGACAAGCCGGCGATGCTGCCTACGTTTGAGGACGGGTATCGATCGACGTGTCTGGTCGAGGCGATGCTGGAGAGCGCCGCGAAGGGCGGGGTGTGGCAGGACGTGGCCTACGTGGCCGGGGGGATGCGCTAA
- a CDS encoding ChbG/HpnK family deacetylase gives MPARLIINADDFGLTPGINRAVCELHHAGAITSTTLMATGPAFEEAVQIALANPTLGVGCHIVLTDGVPVSHPYDIPTLLGADGKTFRPSLMDFAQAVLRGTVRENDILREASAQIQKLQRAGIDITHLDTHKHAHIFPAVSRPLLHIAERCGIGAIRNPFEPGWSLALNQGTRARRLVLKALCHYFGPRFLDEMRRTQQEVGTTDGTISISATGDLTIHTLAQTLTSIPDHGTWELVVHPGYNDAALDAVTTRLRHHRDVEREALMHQVPALRMHPHSPEFIHYGSVGPFNVLREIGQFFPQTGYEKVL, from the coding sequence ATGCCCGCCCGCCTCATCATCAACGCAGACGACTTCGGCCTCACCCCCGGCATCAACCGTGCCGTCTGCGAGCTCCACCACGCCGGGGCCATCACCTCCACCACGCTCATGGCCACCGGTCCGGCCTTCGAAGAAGCCGTCCAGATCGCCCTCGCAAACCCCACCCTCGGCGTAGGCTGCCACATCGTCCTCACCGACGGCGTCCCCGTCTCACACCCCTACGACATCCCCACCCTCCTCGGAGCCGACGGCAAGACCTTCCGTCCCTCCCTCATGGACTTCGCCCAGGCCGTCCTTCGCGGCACCGTGCGCGAAAACGACATCCTCCGCGAAGCATCCGCCCAGATCCAGAAGCTCCAACGCGCCGGCATCGACATCACGCACCTCGACACCCACAAGCACGCCCACATCTTCCCCGCCGTATCCCGTCCCCTGCTCCACATCGCCGAGCGCTGCGGCATCGGAGCCATTCGCAATCCATTTGAACCCGGCTGGTCCTTAGCCCTGAACCAGGGCACGCGCGCCCGCCGCCTGGTCCTCAAGGCCCTTTGCCATTACTTCGGCCCCCGCTTCCTCGACGAGATGCGCCGCACCCAACAGGAGGTCGGCACCACCGACGGAACCATCTCCATCTCCGCCACCGGAGACCTTACGATCCACACCTTGGCCCAGACCCTCACCAGCATCCCAGACCACGGGACCTGGGAGCTCGTCGTCCATCCCGGCTATAACGACGCAGCTTTGGACGCCGTCACCACCCGCCTCCGCCACCACCGCGACGTCGAACGCGAAGCCCTCATGCACCAGGTCCCCGCCCTCCGGATGCATCCGCACTCCCCCGAGTTCATCCACTACGGAAGCGTGGGACCCTTCAACGTCCTACGCGAGATCGGTCAGTTCTTCCCCCAGACCGGCTACGAAAAGGTCCTGTAA
- a CDS encoding sugar phosphate isomerase/epimerase family protein — MKLGVFTPLLSQMPFADVLAKLKGMGISTVELGTGNYPGGAHCNLSMLENKAELKVFKDTIDEYGFTISALSCHGNPLHPNPEIGDAMSEVNRKTILLAAELGVSTVVDFSGCPGDQVGAKAPNWVTCPWPPEYLDVLKWQWDEVVTPYWVKRGAFAADHGVKIAIEMHPGFVAYSPETMLKLRAIAGPSIGCNYDPSHMFWQGIDPIGAIRVLGDAIFHVHAKDTQMYPSNLVKTGVLDTKLYTEERDRGWIFRTCGYGHGAEWWKEFVSTLRMFGYDGVLSIEHEDSLLSPEEGLTKAAAFLNEIVIKQDAVAAWWV, encoded by the coding sequence ATGAAGCTTGGAGTATTTACGCCGTTGTTGTCGCAGATGCCGTTTGCGGATGTGCTGGCGAAGCTGAAGGGGATGGGCATCTCGACGGTGGAGCTGGGCACGGGGAATTATCCGGGTGGGGCGCATTGCAATCTTTCGATGCTCGAAAATAAGGCCGAGCTGAAGGTGTTCAAGGACACGATCGACGAGTACGGCTTTACGATCAGCGCGTTGAGCTGCCATGGGAATCCGCTGCACCCGAATCCCGAGATTGGGGATGCGATGTCGGAGGTGAACCGGAAGACGATTCTGCTGGCGGCGGAGCTTGGGGTTTCGACGGTGGTGGATTTTTCGGGTTGTCCGGGGGATCAGGTTGGGGCGAAGGCTCCGAACTGGGTGACGTGTCCGTGGCCGCCGGAGTATCTGGATGTGTTGAAGTGGCAGTGGGATGAGGTGGTGACGCCGTACTGGGTGAAGCGGGGTGCGTTCGCGGCGGATCATGGAGTGAAGATCGCGATCGAGATGCATCCGGGGTTTGTGGCTTACAGTCCTGAGACGATGCTGAAGTTGAGGGCGATTGCGGGGCCGTCGATTGGGTGCAACTACGACCCGAGCCACATGTTCTGGCAGGGGATCGATCCGATCGGTGCGATCCGGGTTCTGGGCGATGCGATCTTCCATGTGCATGCGAAGGATACGCAGATGTATCCGTCGAACCTTGTGAAAACAGGCGTGTTGGATACGAAGTTGTACACGGAGGAGAGGGATCGCGGATGGATCTTCCGGACGTGCGGTTATGGGCATGGCGCGGAGTGGTGGAAGGAGTTTGTTTCCACGCTCAGAATGTTTGGCTATGATGGTGTTCTCTCGATTGAGCACGAAGATAGCCTGCTTTCGCCGGAAGAGGGATTGACGAAGGCCGCTGCGTTTTTGAACGAGATTGTGATCAAGCAGGATGCCGTTGCGGCGTGGTGGGTTTAG
- the bshA gene encoding N-acetyl-alpha-D-glucosaminyl L-malate synthase BshA has protein sequence MSETRPRRRIGITCYPTYGGSGVVATELGIELAARGHEVHFITSAPPFRLNGREKNIHFHEVAVYHYPLFEHPPYDLALATRMAEVAEFYSLDLLHVHYAIPHSVSALLAKQMLATRGIHLPFITTLHGTDITLVGLDPSYLPITKFGIEQSDGVTSISAYLAERTHEAFRIIRPIEVIRNFVDCDIYKRDEEKVARMRPKYANENERLLVHLSNFRPVKRVADVVEVFARVAQAMPARLMLIGDGPDRSVAEYLARKHGIQNRIHFLGKQDNVYELLPLADLMLMPSEMESFGLAALEAMACRVPAIATQVGGVPELIEHNVNGLLFPIGDIESMAKAAIDLLSNPTRLGHMAQAARQTAQNHFCAQNIITRYEDFYEQVIAGTPAL, from the coding sequence ATGAGCGAAACCCGCCCCCGCCGCCGCATCGGAATCACCTGCTACCCCACCTACGGCGGATCCGGCGTCGTCGCCACCGAGCTCGGCATCGAACTCGCAGCCCGCGGCCACGAAGTCCACTTCATCACCTCCGCTCCACCCTTCCGTCTCAACGGCCGTGAAAAGAACATCCACTTCCACGAAGTAGCCGTCTATCACTACCCCCTCTTCGAGCACCCGCCCTACGACCTCGCCCTCGCCACCCGCATGGCCGAGGTCGCTGAGTTCTATTCGCTCGACCTCCTCCACGTCCACTACGCCATCCCCCACAGCGTCTCGGCCCTGCTGGCAAAACAAATGCTGGCCACAAGAGGCATCCACCTCCCCTTCATCACCACCCTACACGGCACCGACATTACCCTCGTCGGCCTCGACCCCTCCTACCTCCCCATCACCAAGTTCGGCATCGAGCAGTCCGACGGCGTCACCAGCATCTCCGCCTACCTCGCCGAGCGCACCCACGAAGCCTTCCGGATCATCCGCCCCATCGAGGTCATCCGCAACTTCGTCGACTGCGACATCTACAAGCGCGACGAAGAAAAAGTAGCCCGCATGCGTCCGAAGTACGCGAACGAAAACGAGAGACTCCTCGTCCACCTCTCGAACTTCCGCCCCGTCAAGCGCGTCGCCGACGTAGTCGAAGTCTTTGCCCGCGTAGCGCAAGCGATGCCGGCCCGCCTCATGCTCATCGGAGACGGCCCCGACCGCTCCGTAGCCGAATATCTCGCCCGTAAACACGGCATTCAGAACCGCATCCACTTCCTGGGCAAACAGGACAACGTCTACGAACTCCTCCCATTAGCCGATCTCATGCTCATGCCCTCCGAGATGGAGTCCTTCGGCCTGGCCGCCCTCGAAGCCATGGCCTGCCGAGTCCCCGCCATCGCCACCCAGGTAGGCGGCGTCCCCGAACTGATCGAGCACAACGTCAACGGCCTCCTCTTCCCCATAGGCGATATCGAATCCATGGCCAAAGCCGCCATCGACCTCCTAAGCAACCCCACTCGCCTCGGACACATGGCACAAGCAGCCCGCCAAACCGCTCAAAATCACTTCTGCGCCCAAAACATCATCACCCGCTACGAGGACTTCTACGAGCAAGTAATAGCAGGCACACCCGCCCTCTAA